The following are encoded in a window of Castanea sativa cultivar Marrone di Chiusa Pesio chromosome 5, ASM4071231v1 genomic DNA:
- the LOC142635660 gene encoding uncharacterized protein LOC142635660, translating into MLLWRIGANVIPTRVNLQRKMQHIDPACTFCNNEVESSTHLFLECPFARALWAVAGWGIRFDTAALTSGEDLLKLIINPPDAPIPANEQWTVTLNMALIMDEIWNSRNRKLFKQEQADLIKAKHCVQARFQEISKVFTPTSPPIQRSCSTFWSPPPPDYIKINLDAALNSSKSALAVVARNHLGKVLFVWGKENQLCSPLQAEAMTLLWAVHLAIQNRWYSVMFEGDSKICFDTLNHPDQTPNWSIDTVICNIHSFSSCFSSCSFGLVRRNSNSVANVAARFALNCLQPFCFSEGILPPAIEAACKEDPLFVFHLGWRVFHSKLNIAEPHKRTPVNNLRTNTQKWEMMIEI; encoded by the exons ATGTTATTATGGAGAATTGGAGCCAATGTCATTCCCACAAGAGTGAACCTCCAACGGAAAATGCAGCATATTGACCCGGCCTGTACTTTTTGCAACAATGAAGTTGAGAGCAGCACCCATCTTTTTTTAGAATGTCCGTTTGCTAGAGCCCTCTGGGCAGTTGCAGGTTGGGGCATCAGGTTTGATACTGCAGCACTTACCTCAGGTGAAGACTTATTAAAGCTGATCATTAATCCACCTGATGCACCAATTCCAGCAAATGAGCAATGGACTGTAACTCTAAACATGGCTCTCATCATGGATGAAATCTGGAACTCTAGAAACCGAAAGCTTTTCAAACAAGAGCAAGCCGACCTGATCAAGGCCAAGCATTGTGTGCAAGCAAGGTTTCAAGAAATCTCTAAAGTTTTCACCCCAACCAGCCCCCCCATCCAGAGATCATGCTCTACCTTCTGGTCACCTCCTCCACCAGATTAcatcaaaattaatttggaTGCGGCTCTAAACTCATCAAAGTCTGCTCTGGCTGTGGTTGCCCGAAATCACCTTGGAAAGGTGCTCTTCGTTTGGGGAAAAGAGAACCAACTCTGCTCTCCTTTACAAGCAGAAGCTATGACACTTCTTTGGGCTGTCCATCTCGCCATCCAAAACCGCTGGTACTCTGTCATGTTCGAGGGAGACTCAAAAATCTGCTTTGACACATTGAACCACCCTGATCAGACTCCCAATTGGTCTATTGACACTGTCATTTGTAATATCCATAGTTTTTCTTCCTGTTTTTCTTCATGTAGTTTTGGTTTGGTGCGTAGGAATAGCAATTCTGTAGCCAATGTAGCTGCAAGATTTGCTCTCAACTGTTTGCAACCGTTTTGTTTTTCTGAAGGTATACTTCCCCCTGCCATTGAGGCAGCTTGTAAGGAAGACCCCCTTTTTGTTTTCCATC TTGGATGGAGAGTATTCCATTCTAAGCTAAACATTGCAGAGCCACACAAGCGAACACCAGTGAACAATCTAAGGACCAATACGCAGAAGTGGGAGATGATGATAGAGATTTAG
- the LOC142636250 gene encoding ATP synthase gamma chain, chloroplastic, whose product MSCSNLTMWVSSKPSLSDASALSFRSFLNPFQIPSHNSTSCNPSRSVTPIHCGLRELRERIDSVKNTQKITEAMKLVAAAKVRRAQEAVVNGRPFSETLVEVLYNINEQLQTEDVDVPLTKVRPVKKICLVVVTGDRGLCGNFNNQLIKKAEARMAELRGLGLDYTVISVGKKGNTYFRRRPYIPVDKFLEGGSLPTAKEAQAIADDVFSFFVSEEVDKVELLYTKFVSLVKSDPVIHTLLPLSPKGEICDINGTCVDAAEDEFFRLTTREGKLTVERDVVRTQTVDFSPILQFEQDPVQILDALLPLYLNSQILRALQESLASELAARMSAMTSASDNASELKKSLSLVYNRQRQAKITGEILEIVAGANAQI is encoded by the coding sequence ATGTCTTGCTCAAATTTAACAATGTGGGTGTCCTCAAAACCTTCCCTTTCTGATGCATCTGCACTTTCCTTCCGTTCTTTCCTCAACCCTTTTCAGATTCCTTCTCATAACTCAACCTCTTGCAATCCTTCTCGATCTGTAACTCCAATCCATTGTGGTCTCCGTGAGCTCAGAGAGCGTATTGATTCTGTAAAGAACACACAGAAGATCACTGAGGCTATGAAGCTTGTTGCCGCTGCTAAAGTCAGGAGAGCACAAGAAGCTGTTGTTAATGGCAGACCTTTCTCAGAAACTCTTGTAGAAGTACTTTACAACATCAATGAGCAGCTACAAACTGAGGATGTAGATGTCCCTCTTACAAAGGTTAGGCCTGTCAAGAAGATTTGTTTGGTTGTTGTCACTGGTGATAGGGGTCTTTGTGGTAATTTCAACAATCAACTCATCAAAAAAGCTGAGGCAAGGATGGCTGAATTGAGGGGTCTTGGTCTTGATTATACTGTTATTAGTGTTGGTAAAAAGGGTAACACTTACTTCCGTAGGAGGCCTTATATTCCGGTTGATAAGTTTCTTGAGGGTGGTTCACTCCCTACTGCTAAAGAAGCTCAGGCTATTGCTGATGATGTTTTCTCATTCTTTGTTAGTGAGGAGGTTGATAAAGTTGAGCTTTTGTACACCAAGTTTGTGTCTTTGGTTAAGTCTGATCCAGTTATTCATACCTTGCTTCCACTCTCACCAAAGGGAGAGATTTGTGATATAAATGGAACATGTGTGGATGCTGCTGAGGATGAGTTTTTCAGGCTAACAACTAGGGAGGGGAAATTGACAGTGGAGAGAGATGTTGTGAGGACTCAGACAGTAGATTTCTCACCAATTTTGCAGTTTGAGCAGGACCCAGTTCAGATTCTTGATGCTTTGTTGCCTCTCTATTTGAACAGTCAGATTTTGAGGGCATTGCAGGAATCACTAGCGAGTGAGCTTGCTGCTAGGATGAGTGCCATGACCAGTGCATCCGATAATGCATCTGAGCTAAAGAAGTCCTTGTCATTGGTCTACAATAGGCAGCGCCAGGCCAAAATTACAGGCGAGATATTGGAGATTGTTGCTGGTGCCAATGCTCAAATCTAG